In Alkalidesulfovibrio alkalitolerans DSM 16529, one genomic interval encodes:
- a CDS encoding cytochrome c3 family protein, producing the protein MAAVLAALACLLGGALLASAQDETMYLADPAFAPRQRPGVFFMHEKHMDRAECTDCHHFYENGTNVWELGMETSCSACHDAADGGRLGLRRAMHGQCMGCHEAKGVASPAAPVMCGECHVRDSGEAKP; encoded by the coding sequence GTGGCCGCCGTCCTGGCGGCGCTGGCCTGCCTTCTGGGCGGCGCGCTTTTGGCCTCGGCCCAGGACGAGACCATGTACCTGGCCGACCCGGCCTTTGCCCCGCGCCAGCGGCCCGGCGTGTTCTTCATGCACGAGAAGCATATGGATCGGGCCGAGTGCACCGACTGCCACCATTTCTACGAGAACGGGACCAACGTCTGGGAACTCGGCATGGAGACCTCCTGTTCGGCCTGCCACGATGCGGCCGACGGCGGCAGGCTCGGGCTGCGCCGCGCCATGCACGGCCAGTGCATGGGCTGCCACGAGGCTAAGGGCGTGGCCTCGCCCGCCGCGCCCGTGATGTGCGGCGAGTGCCACGTGCGCGACAGCGGGGAGGCCAAGCCATGA
- the lgt gene encoding prolipoprotein diacylglyceryl transferase — translation MLFQPNIDPVAVQLGPLAIRWYGLMYLVGIGGGWLLGRMRAKKPGSPVTPAQVDDLIWYLALGVLLGARVGYMLFYDFAALWQDPLRLFAVWRGGMSFHGGLLGTVLGMWWFARKHRVPFFAVTDFVCPLAPIGIFFGRIGNFINGELWGRPTDLPWGVIFRDPLAGLMPRHPSQLYEAALEGLLLFVVLWWWSAKPRPMKSASGLFLMIYGASRFAVEFVREPDAHLGYLAFGWLTMGQALSLPMILFGLWLWRTALPPASAPAGRRG, via the coding sequence ATGCTGTTTCAGCCCAACATAGACCCCGTGGCCGTGCAACTCGGCCCGCTAGCCATCCGCTGGTACGGCCTGATGTATCTGGTCGGCATCGGCGGCGGCTGGCTCCTTGGCCGCATGCGCGCCAAAAAGCCCGGCTCGCCCGTCACGCCCGCGCAGGTGGACGACCTGATCTGGTATCTGGCGCTTGGCGTGCTGCTCGGCGCGCGCGTGGGCTACATGCTCTTCTACGACTTCGCGGCCCTGTGGCAGGACCCCTTGCGGCTCTTCGCGGTCTGGCGGGGCGGCATGTCCTTCCACGGCGGCCTTCTGGGCACGGTGCTCGGCATGTGGTGGTTCGCCCGCAAGCACCGCGTCCCCTTCTTCGCGGTCACGGACTTCGTCTGCCCGCTCGCGCCCATCGGCATATTCTTCGGCCGCATCGGCAACTTCATCAACGGCGAACTCTGGGGACGGCCCACGGACCTGCCCTGGGGCGTGATCTTCCGCGACCCCCTGGCCGGGCTCATGCCGCGCCATCCCTCGCAGCTCTACGAGGCGGCGCTCGAAGGGCTGTTGCTCTTCGTGGTGCTGTGGTGGTGGTCGGCCAAGCCCAGGCCCATGAAGAGCGCCTCGGGCCTCTTCCTGATGATCTACGGCGCGTCGCGCTTCGCCGTGGAGTTCGTGCGCGAACCCGACGCGCACCTGGGCTATCTGGCTTTCGGCTGGCTGACCATGGGCCAGGCTCTCTCCCTGCCCATGATCCTCTTCGGCCTGTGGCTGTGGCGCACGGCCCTGCCGCCCGCGTCCGCCCCGGCCGGCCGCAGGGGCTGA
- a CDS encoding Lcl C-terminal domain-containing protein, with amino-acid sequence MSEERYIHPLWSGQTACHGVSGEPMGCFGSGQDGELRPGLPWPSPRFDMGGEGMVIDRLTSLVWTRSANPLGFPLPWDEALAAVARWNRRAHLGRNDWRLPNRAELRSLVCHGSRRPALPPGHPFAEVFQGWVWTSTTAAIAPGHAWRVHLEGGRTFYGRKSDEAIVWPVAGQGLVLPRTGQALCFDSAGREISCLGTGQDGESQCGASWPTPRFAEIPDGVLDRLTGLVWRRSADTSGGPVDFAGALAAAARLHERTGQMWRLPSITELDSLTDCSRHSPALTLGHPFTDVRDAYWSSTGSGFDPSWAFCLYIDKGAVGVGHKSRPEFFAWAVRGPVEEWATGHGRDVP; translated from the coding sequence ATGAGTGAAGAAAGATACATCCACCCTCTGTGGAGCGGGCAGACCGCGTGTCATGGCGTCTCGGGAGAGCCCATGGGCTGTTTTGGCTCGGGGCAGGACGGCGAGCTCAGGCCGGGGCTGCCATGGCCGTCGCCGCGTTTCGACATGGGTGGAGAGGGCATGGTCATAGATCGGTTGACCAGCCTCGTCTGGACACGCTCAGCCAATCCCCTGGGCTTTCCTTTGCCCTGGGACGAGGCCTTGGCCGCCGTGGCGCGGTGGAATCGACGCGCGCACCTGGGCCGTAACGACTGGCGGTTGCCGAACCGGGCGGAACTCAGGAGTCTTGTCTGCCACGGTTCGCGCAGACCCGCGCTGCCGCCCGGGCACCCGTTCGCGGAAGTCTTCCAGGGTTGGGTCTGGACTTCAACCACGGCGGCCATCGCTCCTGGGCATGCCTGGCGCGTGCATTTGGAGGGAGGGCGAACATTTTACGGCCGCAAGAGCGACGAGGCGATCGTCTGGCCCGTGGCCGGGCAAGGACTCGTGCTGCCGCGCACAGGGCAAGCATTGTGTTTCGATTCTGCCGGACGCGAGATATCCTGCTTAGGGACCGGGCAGGACGGCGAGTCGCAATGCGGCGCCTCCTGGCCCACACCGCGCTTCGCGGAAATCCCGGACGGGGTGCTCGACCGTCTTACCGGACTTGTATGGAGGCGCTCGGCTGACACGTCGGGCGGCCCGGTGGATTTCGCCGGAGCGCTTGCAGCCGCCGCACGCCTGCACGAGCGGACCGGACAAATGTGGCGGCTGCCTTCGATAACGGAGCTCGACTCCCTCACCGACTGTTCCAGGCATTCTCCGGCCCTGACCCTTGGGCATCCCTTCACGGATGTGCGCGATGCCTACTGGTCATCAACTGGCAGCGGTTTCGATCCCTCCTGGGCATTCTGCCTCTATATCGACAAGGGGGCGGTGGGAGTTGGTCACAAGTCGCGCCCGGAGTTTTTCGCCTGGGCCGTGCGCGGTCCGGTCGAAGAGTGGGCGACCGGTCACGGCCGCGACGTTCCGTAA
- a CDS encoding HD domain-containing protein gives MTQPFKDAVAICKTILRNGYDAYVINARFQQELERLDGEREVDIATDMPWEELVKIFPNAGTSDLPGEIAVIKEGGTKFLFHEVNQLETAHPEALLVRTTARLESRMALRRKDKTSLACPYIPKAADLYEGFADMSEGRIRLTGEPTLTLKRNLLYGVRALRFAANYDLPVEENTWVAIVRSAQRILDYVPPSDIMDEWRKVEAENLWKFVQLLFDSMLLHGLIPQMAALTRVRHIKNAAGAEESVFEHTIEVMRRYPEELPYDWYGVMACLFHDLGKLFTAEYFDGKWHFHQHHRVGAQVTRKVLTGLRLPNEDVDLICHLVRHHMRFQYMLTERGARRFMALEEYPRLVEMSRADIKAREGNYTNFNHNLKMLEKAKTPEEMSEPLLNGNEIMDFTGLPPSPAIGMIRDALLKAQIEGKVSSVPEAVEFVLNYKKSL, from the coding sequence ATGACGCAGCCCTTCAAGGATGCCGTCGCCATCTGCAAAACCATACTGCGCAACGGGTACGACGCCTACGTCATCAACGCCCGCTTTCAGCAGGAGCTGGAGCGACTGGACGGCGAACGCGAGGTGGACATCGCCACGGACATGCCCTGGGAGGAGTTGGTCAAGATATTCCCCAACGCAGGCACCTCGGACCTGCCGGGCGAGATCGCGGTCATCAAGGAGGGCGGAACCAAGTTTCTCTTCCATGAAGTGAACCAGCTCGAAACCGCGCACCCCGAAGCCCTGCTTGTGCGCACCACCGCCCGGCTCGAATCGCGCATGGCCCTGCGCCGCAAGGACAAGACGAGCTTGGCCTGCCCCTACATCCCCAAGGCCGCCGACCTTTACGAAGGCTTCGCGGACATGAGCGAGGGCCGCATCCGGCTCACGGGCGAACCCACCCTGACGCTCAAGCGCAACCTGCTCTACGGCGTGCGCGCCCTGCGCTTTGCGGCCAACTATGACCTGCCCGTCGAGGAGAACACCTGGGTGGCCATCGTGCGTTCGGCCCAGCGCATCCTGGACTACGTGCCGCCCTCGGACATCATGGACGAATGGCGCAAGGTCGAGGCCGAAAACCTGTGGAAGTTCGTGCAGTTGCTCTTCGATTCCATGCTCCTGCACGGCCTGATCCCGCAGATGGCCGCGCTCACGCGTGTGCGCCACATCAAGAACGCCGCCGGCGCGGAGGAATCCGTCTTCGAACACACCATCGAGGTCATGCGCCGCTACCCCGAGGAGTTGCCCTACGACTGGTACGGGGTCATGGCCTGCCTGTTCCATGACCTGGGCAAACTCTTCACGGCCGAATACTTCGACGGCAAGTGGCATTTCCACCAGCACCACCGCGTGGGTGCACAGGTCACGCGCAAGGTGCTGACCGGCCTGCGCCTGCCCAACGAGGACGTGGACCTCATCTGCCATCTGGTGCGCCACCACATGCGCTTCCAGTACATGCTCACCGAGCGCGGCGCGCGGCGCTTCATGGCGCTGGAGGAATATCCCAGGCTGGTCGAGATGAGCCGCGCGGACATCAAGGCGCGCGAGGGCAACTACACCAACTTCAATCATAACCTGAAGATGCTGGAAAAGGCCAAGACGCCCGAGGAGATGTCCGAACCGCTGCTCAACGGCAACGAGATCATGGACTTCACGGGCCTGCCGCCCAGCCCGGCCATCGGCATGATCCGCGACGCGCTGCTCAAGGCCCAGATCGAGGGCAAGGTTTCGAGCGTGCCCGAAGCCGTGGAGTTCGTGCTCAACTACAAGAAGTCGCTCTGA
- a CDS encoding Nitrate reductase gamma subunit, whose protein sequence is MTTMHEFYEFAVGPLARAAFGVLIIGLALRLWRYRKKARLAARNLPPDFRTGWALASIARFLLPLNRTARTSPWTTAAGFALHVPLLLTAFFLSGHVVLVEQWWGLSWPTISDSLADVLTVTAIAAVAFLAARRLFHPPVKGLSRPSDLIVLALVALPLVTGLAAHRQWGDYPTMLTLHVTSACALLIAIPFTKLSHMALFFVSRAATGSDFGKRQVGPW, encoded by the coding sequence ATGACCACCATGCACGAGTTCTATGAATTCGCCGTGGGGCCGCTGGCCCGCGCCGCCTTCGGCGTCCTGATCATCGGCCTCGCGCTGCGCCTGTGGCGCTACCGCAAGAAGGCCAGGCTCGCCGCCCGGAACCTGCCGCCTGATTTTCGCACCGGCTGGGCCCTGGCCTCCATCGCGCGCTTCCTGCTGCCGCTGAACCGCACGGCCAGGACCAGCCCCTGGACCACGGCGGCGGGGTTCGCCCTGCACGTTCCGCTGCTTCTGACCGCGTTCTTCCTTTCCGGCCACGTGGTGCTCGTGGAGCAGTGGTGGGGCCTCTCCTGGCCGACCATTTCCGATTCCCTGGCCGACGTCCTGACCGTGACGGCCATTGCGGCCGTGGCCTTTCTCGCGGCCAGGCGGCTTTTTCATCCGCCGGTCAAGGGGCTGAGCAGGCCAAGCGACCTGATCGTGCTCGCGCTCGTGGCCCTGCCTTTGGTCACGGGCCTTGCGGCGCACCGGCAGTGGGGCGACTACCCGACCATGCTGACCCTGCACGTGACCAGCGCCTGCGCACTGCTGATCGCCATTCCCTTCACCAAGCTTTCGCACATGGCGCTGTTCTTCGTCTCGCGGGCGGCGACGGGCAGCGATTTCGGCAAGCGGCAGGTGGGGCCGTGGTGA
- a CDS encoding RrF2 family transcriptional regulator, giving the protein MKLSTRSRYGTRMLLDIALHGDNGPVTVMDISGRLDLPVKYLEKLVRLLKKGKYIKSKRGPKGGHVLAKSPDEITIGAIVRDLEGGLDLTDCLSGKNPCPKLDACSTRKVWAAATKGMLRELDALTLRDLINDATAEAESNCRI; this is encoded by the coding sequence ATGAAGTTATCCACCCGTAGCCGATACGGCACGCGCATGCTGCTCGACATCGCCCTGCACGGCGACAACGGCCCGGTCACGGTCATGGACATCTCGGGCCGCCTCGACCTGCCCGTTAAGTACCTGGAAAAGCTCGTCAGGCTCCTCAAGAAGGGCAAGTACATCAAGAGCAAGCGCGGCCCCAAGGGCGGCCACGTGCTGGCCAAGAGCCCGGACGAGATCACCATCGGCGCCATCGTGCGTGATCTGGAGGGCGGTCTGGACCTGACCGACTGCCTGAGCGGCAAGAACCCCTGTCCCAAGCTCGACGCATGCAGCACCCGCAAGGTCTGGGCGGCAGCCACCAAGGGCATGCTGCGCGAGCTCGACGCCCTGACCCTGCGCGACCTGATAAACGACGCCACGGCCGAGGCCGAATCGAACTGCCGTATCTAG
- a CDS encoding Hpt domain-containing protein: MNLDDLPVVEQTRSLARVGGDMELLQELYGVFASVAPERIMELREALAAGETNAIWRAAHSLKGECGAVGAERCREAAARLEDAARVGDLVSARSLLPLVERGLAEVLGSLALGRVDI; the protein is encoded by the coding sequence ATGAATCTCGACGATCTTCCGGTGGTCGAACAGACGCGCAGTCTGGCCCGCGTGGGCGGCGACATGGAACTACTCCAGGAATTGTACGGAGTGTTCGCCTCGGTGGCTCCGGAGCGGATCATGGAGTTGCGCGAGGCCCTCGCTGCAGGGGAGACAAACGCCATCTGGCGCGCCGCCCATTCGCTCAAAGGCGAGTGCGGCGCGGTGGGCGCGGAACGCTGCCGCGAAGCCGCGGCACGCCTGGAAGACGCCGCGCGGGTCGGAGACCTGGTCTCGGCCAGATCGCTCCTGCCGCTCGTGGAACGAGGATTGGCCGAAGTTCTGGGCAGCCTCGCCCTGGGCCGCGTCGATATCTAG
- a CDS encoding transcriptional regulator produces MEEKVLKAMQDAGKPVRPGDIAKALGVDSKEVSKAIDALKKQGKVISPKRCFYSPA; encoded by the coding sequence ATGGAAGAGAAAGTTCTGAAAGCCATGCAGGACGCCGGAAAGCCGGTGCGCCCCGGAGACATCGCCAAGGCCCTGGGCGTGGATTCCAAGGAGGTCTCCAAGGCCATCGACGCCCTGAAGAAACAAGGCAAGGTCATCTCGCCCAAGCGCTGCTTTTATTCCCCTGCCTAG
- a CDS encoding GGDEF domain-containing protein translates to MQSMVLDVFRGFTTAARHAEAAQRRGMLPANFAFLSLSERNRIDDHLASGGSLSLVLFEIKNFLVFANLFGADITALILEASAREVQALAREEHPGVGCYVERLAEGKVMLLCLHKAGQAPDLMDMAAGMRLKLKASLKAHSLKLTGQTLDIAAGHAAITQTGAGTLEHALYNALCEAQHVAKGELDTSTLSMLAEFREIMAAPRLRVVYQPIIDFQAETVLAWEALTRGPADSYFQSPSVLFDFAEEVGQLFTLEKVCREAAITKLGDVGPGQKLFLNIHPRTLVDPSFSPGETLKLLDRCGLGPSNVVFEITERHSIRDFTLFHRTLEHYRSQGFQVAVDDVGTGYSGLWTIAELRPDYIKVDMSLIRDIDKNPVKRALIETFVAFSEKIGCRLIAEGIETEQELGALRGLGVHYGQGYYLHLPAFPKPVPEKPLPASQNSLGLMAKRELKCSIPVRELAEKAYDVSSNTQVSEVKDLFQGKEPLSAVVVADEGRPVGLVMSHHLDRALSTRYGMSLYFHRDATRIMDAAPLIVEGSTPVEKVAKAAMNRDKYKIYDHIIVTETGRLSGIVSVQRILDTLAAVQVQMAKGASPLTGLPGNVAIETELERRCASGDPFSIVYADLDNFKVFNDTYGFRDGDGIILLLSKILSFAARRHGRSGEEFVGHVGGDDFVLLASPERAERICKSIVRCFGRLVRNCYCEEDRARGYITAKDRSGAQLEFPLVSVSLAVVDCAGDCTLSAISARAAEMKKYAKSLPGNSIARDRRGPLAGC, encoded by the coding sequence ATGCAGTCCATGGTCCTCGACGTCTTCAGGGGATTCACCACGGCGGCCCGGCATGCCGAGGCGGCGCAGCGTCGAGGGATGCTGCCCGCGAACTTCGCCTTTCTGAGCCTCTCCGAGCGCAACCGCATCGACGACCATCTCGCCTCGGGCGGCTCCTTGTCGCTCGTGCTCTTCGAGATCAAGAATTTTCTCGTCTTCGCAAACCTCTTCGGCGCGGACATCACGGCCCTGATCCTTGAAGCCTCGGCTCGCGAGGTGCAGGCCCTGGCCAGGGAGGAGCACCCGGGCGTGGGCTGCTACGTGGAGCGGCTCGCCGAGGGCAAGGTCATGCTGCTTTGCCTGCACAAGGCCGGCCAGGCACCCGATCTCATGGACATGGCGGCAGGCATGCGCCTGAAACTCAAGGCCAGCCTCAAGGCGCATTCGCTGAAGCTGACCGGCCAGACCCTGGACATCGCGGCGGGCCACGCGGCCATCACCCAGACCGGCGCGGGCACGCTCGAACACGCGCTGTACAACGCCCTGTGTGAGGCCCAGCACGTGGCCAAGGGCGAGTTGGACACCTCGACTCTGTCCATGCTCGCGGAGTTTCGCGAGATCATGGCCGCGCCACGCCTGCGTGTGGTCTATCAGCCGATCATCGACTTCCAGGCCGAGACGGTCCTGGCCTGGGAGGCCCTGACGCGAGGCCCGGCCGACTCCTACTTCCAGAGCCCTTCGGTGCTCTTCGACTTCGCCGAGGAGGTGGGTCAGCTCTTTACCCTGGAGAAGGTCTGCCGCGAGGCCGCCATCACCAAGCTCGGCGACGTCGGGCCAGGGCAAAAGCTCTTTTTGAACATCCACCCCCGTACGCTGGTGGACCCGAGTTTCTCGCCCGGCGAAACCCTGAAGCTCCTCGACCGTTGCGGGCTTGGGCCGTCCAACGTGGTCTTCGAGATCACGGAGCGCCATTCCATCCGCGACTTCACGCTCTTTCACCGCACCCTGGAACACTACCGCAGCCAGGGCTTCCAGGTGGCCGTGGACGACGTGGGCACGGGCTACTCGGGCCTTTGGACCATCGCTGAGCTTCGCCCCGACTACATCAAGGTGGACATGTCGCTGATCCGCGACATCGACAAGAATCCGGTCAAACGCGCGCTCATCGAGACCTTCGTGGCCTTCTCCGAGAAGATCGGCTGCCGCCTGATCGCCGAGGGCATCGAGACCGAGCAGGAGCTCGGCGCCTTGCGCGGCCTGGGCGTGCACTACGGCCAGGGCTACTACCTGCACCTGCCCGCCTTTCCCAAGCCCGTGCCCGAAAAACCTCTACCCGCGAGCCAGAATTCGCTCGGCCTGATGGCCAAGCGCGAGCTCAAGTGTTCGATTCCGGTGCGCGAGCTGGCCGAGAAGGCCTATGATGTGTCCTCGAACACCCAGGTCAGCGAGGTCAAGGATCTCTTCCAGGGCAAGGAGCCCCTGAGCGCCGTGGTCGTGGCCGACGAGGGCAGGCCCGTGGGCCTGGTCATGAGCCACCATCTGGACCGCGCCCTGTCCACGCGCTACGGCATGTCATTGTATTTCCACCGCGACGCGACGCGCATCATGGACGCCGCGCCCCTGATCGTGGAGGGCTCCACGCCTGTGGAGAAGGTGGCCAAGGCGGCCATGAACCGCGACAAGTACAAGATTTACGACCACATCATCGTCACCGAGACCGGCAGGCTCTCGGGGATCGTCTCGGTGCAGCGCATCCTGGACACCCTGGCGGCCGTGCAGGTGCAGATGGCCAAGGGCGCGAGCCCGCTCACCGGCCTGCCCGGCAACGTGGCCATCGAGACGGAGTTGGAGCGGCGCTGCGCGTCGGGCGACCCCTTCAGCATCGTCTACGCCGACCTGGACAATTTCAAGGTCTTCAACGACACCTACGGTTTTCGCGACGGCGACGGCATCATCCTGCTCCTGTCCAAGATACTCTCCTTCGCGGCCAGACGCCACGGCAGGTCCGGCGAGGAGTTCGTGGGTCACGTGGGCGGCGACGACTTCGTGCTCCTGGCCAGTCCGGAGCGCGCCGAACGTATCTGCAAGAGCATCGTCCGCTGCTTCGGACGGCTGGTTCGCAACTGTTACTGCGAAGAGGATCGCGCGCGCGGCTACATCACGGCCAAGGACCGCTCCGGCGCGCAGCTTGAGTTCCCGCTGGTCTCGGTCTCCCTGGCCGTGGTGGACTGCGCCGGGGACTGCACCCTGTCCGCCATCTCGGCCCGCGCGGCCGAGATGAAGAAGTACGCCAAGTCCCTGCCGGGCAATTCCATTGCCCGTGATAGGCGCGGACCTCTGGCAGGCTGCTGA
- a CDS encoding (Fe-S)-binding protein: MTTIDKTKLSRALASKASARLEMWLSICSRCGLCAEGCHYYASNPRTEHVPAYRIQPLLDLYRKRGKVDAELLTEFRDIWYGTCTMCQRCTMYCPHGIGIAPLVHAARGVAVAMGLTPPGLAKGLENALEFGNNLGMTEDEYLETVEWQLEELREEMPSAEAPMDKAGAEYLLTFHPRDIKFYPQNLYNYLKLYNASGIDFTLSSKGWDSTNLGLFAGDVPKATALARNVVEAAEALRVKALITAEUGHSMKALGFEAPHWLGRKLPFTATPPMKVWADCLAKGTLKLKPGFHTEPSTFQDSCNFIRNAGLFRESRNLLAVVAANYREMNPHGNATYCCGNGGGQALMPEYKQAKLAALKAKAECIRATGARMVVVGCHNCEDGILEAVKTYEVDAKVELLSAYLAEAVDLDD; this comes from the coding sequence ATGACGACCATCGACAAGACGAAGCTTTCCCGCGCCTTGGCCTCCAAGGCCAGCGCGAGGCTCGAAATGTGGCTCTCCATCTGCTCGCGTTGCGGGCTGTGCGCCGAGGGTTGCCACTACTACGCCTCCAACCCCAGGACCGAGCACGTCCCGGCCTACCGCATCCAGCCGCTGCTCGACCTGTACCGCAAGCGCGGCAAGGTGGATGCCGAACTGCTGACCGAGTTTCGGGACATCTGGTACGGCACCTGCACCATGTGCCAGCGCTGCACCATGTACTGCCCGCATGGCATCGGCATCGCCCCGCTGGTGCATGCCGCGCGCGGCGTGGCCGTGGCCATGGGGCTCACGCCTCCGGGCCTGGCCAAGGGCCTGGAGAACGCCCTTGAGTTCGGCAACAACCTGGGCATGACCGAGGACGAGTACCTGGAGACCGTGGAATGGCAGCTTGAAGAACTGCGCGAGGAGATGCCCTCGGCCGAGGCGCCCATGGACAAGGCCGGGGCCGAGTACCTGCTGACCTTCCACCCCCGCGACATCAAGTTTTATCCGCAAAATCTCTACAACTACCTCAAGCTCTACAACGCGTCGGGCATCGACTTCACGCTTTCCAGCAAGGGCTGGGACTCGACGAACCTCGGGCTCTTCGCGGGCGACGTGCCCAAGGCCACGGCGCTCGCCAGGAACGTCGTGGAGGCGGCCGAGGCCCTGCGCGTCAAGGCGCTGATAACGGCCGAGTGAGGGCACTCCATGAAGGCCCTCGGGTTCGAGGCGCCACACTGGTTGGGAAGGAAGCTCCCGTTCACGGCCACGCCGCCCATGAAAGTCTGGGCGGACTGCCTGGCCAAGGGTACGCTCAAGCTCAAGCCGGGGTTCCACACCGAACCCTCGACCTTCCAGGATTCGTGCAACTTCATCCGCAACGCCGGGCTGTTCAGGGAATCGAGAAACCTCCTCGCCGTGGTCGCGGCCAACTACCGCGAGATGAACCCGCACGGCAACGCCACCTACTGCTGCGGCAACGGCGGCGGCCAGGCCTTGATGCCCGAGTACAAGCAGGCCAAGCTCGCGGCGCTCAAGGCCAAGGCCGAGTGCATCCGGGCCACGGGCGCGCGGATGGTGGTCGTGGGCTGCCACAACTGCGAGGACGGCATCCTGGAGGCGGTCAAGACCTACGAGGTCGACGCCAAGGTGGAGCTTTTGAGCGCCTACCTGGCCGAGGCAGTCGATCTGGACGACTAG